One Psychrosphaera aestuarii DNA window includes the following coding sequences:
- a CDS encoding DUF3025 domain-containing protein: MKKFSSFTHWTTEFADQGCFTDINHVAAFDDWFQWPSCAALDSLLPYEVENNNGKVIRFVEQAASKDYNAVEYETFIYETGQVPTRKECWHDIFGALVWSLFPKTKALINELHYKDIQSSDSQERSKLRNALTLFDECGVVLVTKNQAVLTALKSHDWNTAFIELREMWHKANDEGVAVYQFGHANYEMLTKPFIGLTGKWLVIDSSAEIRGLPKNVQYRLLDERLATRIKEGVLKDNTQMSPLPLLGVPGWHDENEVLTFYDNTEYFRPKPENKA, translated from the coding sequence ATGAAAAAGTTTTCTAGCTTTACCCACTGGACCACCGAATTTGCAGACCAAGGTTGCTTTACTGATATTAATCATGTTGCCGCGTTTGACGACTGGTTTCAGTGGCCAAGTTGTGCAGCTCTTGATTCATTATTGCCTTATGAAGTTGAAAATAACAATGGCAAAGTTATCCGTTTTGTTGAGCAGGCTGCCAGTAAAGACTATAACGCGGTTGAGTATGAAACTTTTATATACGAGACAGGTCAAGTACCTACACGTAAAGAGTGCTGGCATGACATATTTGGTGCGCTGGTTTGGAGTTTATTCCCTAAAACAAAGGCACTAATTAATGAGTTGCATTATAAAGACATTCAATCATCAGATTCTCAAGAACGATCTAAGCTAAGAAATGCACTTACTTTATTTGACGAATGTGGCGTAGTGTTAGTCACAAAAAACCAAGCAGTACTTACTGCGTTGAAGTCACACGATTGGAATACCGCTTTTATTGAACTTAGAGAAATGTGGCACAAAGCAAATGACGAAGGCGTCGCTGTTTATCAGTTTGGACATGCGAATTATGAAATGCTGACTAAGCCGTTTATTGGTTTAACGGGCAAGTGGCTTGTTATTGATAGTAGTGCGGAAATACGGGGATTGCCAAAAAATGTTCAATACCGATTACTTGACGAGCGATTAGCAACTAGAATTAAAGAAGGTGTTTTAAAAGATAATACACAAATGTCACCTTTGCCCCTGTTAGGTGTACCGGGGTGGCATGATGAAAACGAAGTATTAACCTTCTATGATAATACTGAATATTTTAGACCAAAGCCTGAAAATAAAGCTTAA
- a CDS encoding M28 family metallopeptidase yields MIKKIAALSLLALQPAIAADNDFDKAYQSISESDLKVHVKEIADDKYMGRLPTGPGEKLLLDYLTKQFTSYGFVPGNGDSFLQPVDLVEITASEDQVLSIGGKEYAYRKDMVMGTSRTSEFEEIKDSELVFVGYGINAPEYNWNDYAGLDMKGKTAVILVNDPGYESGDDSKFQGTTMTYYGRWTYKYEEASRQGAAGAIIIHETAPASYPWSVVENSWTGPQYGLFKADGNKERINVEGWIQADVAKELFTKAGLDFAALKKQAMQKPTNIDLGDLTASVKVNSKVKPSKSYNFIATLPGTKRPDEHVVYTAHWDHIGVDKSKKGDQIYNGAHDNATGIGGVLEIAQAFSMLETKPERSVTILAVTAEEQGLLGSKYYAQNPIIPLTKTVANINMDSLNVLGKVKEINVQGKGKSDMDNYLANAVKKQNRVLVEGENPSAGYYYRSDHFNFAKVGIPALYAGGGVTPVDEKTAEYRKKMSLIVRGCYHQPCDKYRESWDLSGAQQDVQLFFDVGYQISNSDKWPNWSKGAEFKRPSK; encoded by the coding sequence ATGATAAAAAAGATCGCCGCCCTATCTTTGTTGGCTCTGCAACCTGCCATTGCCGCGGATAACGACTTCGATAAAGCCTATCAATCTATTAGTGAGTCTGATTTAAAAGTTCATGTAAAAGAAATTGCTGATGATAAATATATGGGCCGCTTACCAACGGGTCCTGGTGAAAAACTGTTACTCGATTACCTTACCAAACAATTTACTTCGTATGGCTTTGTGCCTGGAAATGGCGATAGCTTTTTGCAACCGGTCGACCTTGTTGAAATAACCGCTTCGGAAGATCAGGTGTTAAGTATTGGTGGAAAAGAGTATGCATACCGAAAAGATATGGTTATGGGAACCAGTCGCACTAGTGAATTTGAAGAAATAAAAGACTCTGAATTGGTCTTTGTTGGTTATGGTATCAATGCGCCTGAATACAATTGGAACGATTACGCTGGTTTAGACATGAAAGGTAAAACGGCAGTAATCTTAGTAAACGATCCGGGATATGAGTCTGGCGACGACAGTAAATTCCAAGGAACCACAATGACCTACTACGGTCGTTGGACATACAAATATGAAGAAGCAAGTCGCCAAGGCGCAGCTGGCGCTATCATTATTCACGAAACCGCGCCAGCTTCCTACCCATGGAGCGTGGTTGAAAACTCTTGGACAGGCCCACAATATGGCTTATTTAAAGCCGATGGCAACAAAGAGCGTATTAATGTTGAGGGATGGATTCAAGCAGACGTAGCTAAAGAGCTATTCACTAAAGCTGGTTTGGACTTTGCTGCATTAAAAAAGCAAGCCATGCAAAAGCCTACCAATATTGACTTAGGTGATCTTACAGCCTCAGTAAAAGTAAACTCAAAAGTAAAACCTTCAAAAAGTTATAATTTTATTGCAACGCTACCTGGAACTAAACGCCCAGATGAGCATGTTGTTTATACCGCACATTGGGATCACATCGGCGTAGATAAAAGCAAGAAAGGCGACCAGATTTATAATGGCGCTCATGACAATGCAACCGGGATTGGTGGTGTGTTAGAAATTGCACAAGCTTTTTCGATGTTAGAAACTAAGCCAGAGCGTTCGGTAACCATATTGGCAGTAACCGCTGAAGAACAAGGTTTATTAGGCTCTAAGTACTACGCGCAAAACCCAATTATTCCTCTGACTAAAACTGTCGCAAACATCAATATGGATAGTTTAAACGTTTTGGGCAAAGTGAAAGAAATCAACGTGCAAGGTAAAGGTAAGTCCGACATGGACAATTACTTAGCCAACGCAGTAAAAAAACAGAACCGAGTATTAGTTGAAGGTGAAAATCCATCAGCTGGTTATTATTATCGTTCTGATCACTTTAACTTCGCAAAAGTCGGTATTCCTGCCCTTTATGCAGGCGGAGGTGTTACGCCTGTTGACGAGAAAACGGCCGAGTACCGTAAAAAGATGAGCCTTATTGTACGTGGTTGTTACCACCAGCCTTGTGATAAATATCGCGAGAGCTGGGATTTATCGGGCGCACAACAAGACGTGCAATTATTTTTTGATGTTGGTTATCAGATCTCAAATAGCGACAAATGGCCAAATTGGTCAAAAGGCGCTGAATTTAAACGCCCATCAAAATAA
- a CDS encoding MerR family transcriptional regulator: MAATQSETSHTQDTITYTIGELAKEFDITTRSIRFYEDAELLSPARNGQTRVYSAKDRTRLKLVLRGKRLGFSLQETKTIFELYDNEDTEEKQLHIMLELIEEKKQRLIQQQKDIADVLADLSELESGCKDSLAKL, encoded by the coding sequence ATGGCGGCGACACAATCTGAAACATCGCATACTCAAGACACCATCACCTACACTATTGGTGAGCTGGCCAAAGAGTTTGATATTACCACTCGTAGTATTCGGTTTTATGAAGATGCGGAATTATTGTCACCTGCTAGAAATGGCCAGACTCGAGTATACAGCGCCAAAGATCGCACCCGCTTAAAGTTAGTTTTGCGCGGTAAACGCCTTGGATTTTCATTGCAGGAAACCAAAACTATTTTTGAGTTGTACGACAACGAAGATACCGAAGAAAAGCAATTGCACATAATGTTGGAGTTAATCGAAGAAAAGAAGCAACGATTAATTCAGCAACAAAAAGATATTGCTGACGTACTGGCGGATTTATCAGAATTAGAAAGCGGCTGTAAAGATTCATTAGCTAAACTGTAA
- a CDS encoding patatin-like phospholipase family protein: MIGDTDYSQVNMTEPQEGLALVAEGGGQRGVFTAGVLDSWLLSNFNPFEILVGTSAGAQNIASFMSHQFGYAYSAISDLTNSDEFFNVWSAFKGKHVMDLDWYFNQVEDSAYQLDTETAALKAKNRKLFFSSTKANSMETALLDPNKIGWIPALKASSAIPFLYRRGVTLNKEPLVDGGVSAPIPIEEAIHLGANKAVIIRTSKTAETAIGEVLKRAKPIFCSRNRTPQVYKILEVHEASYAKAQSMIQNPPKGVNVVEVTPARPLQSKVLGSTKEALIADYKMGLKAGHDFLIQHNLLNPKNTKRLHS, from the coding sequence ATGATTGGCGATACAGATTATTCACAAGTAAACATGACAGAACCACAAGAAGGCTTAGCGCTCGTTGCGGAGGGGGGCGGTCAGCGTGGGGTGTTTACCGCAGGTGTATTAGATAGCTGGTTATTATCTAACTTTAATCCCTTTGAAATATTGGTGGGAACGTCAGCTGGCGCACAGAATATTGCGAGTTTTATGAGCCATCAATTTGGTTATGCTTACAGCGCTATTTCAGACTTAACAAACAGTGATGAGTTTTTTAATGTTTGGAGTGCGTTCAAAGGCAAACACGTTATGGATCTTGACTGGTACTTTAACCAAGTAGAAGACTCTGCCTATCAACTAGATACAGAAACAGCGGCGCTTAAAGCGAAAAACAGAAAACTGTTCTTTTCATCAACCAAAGCAAATAGCATGGAAACAGCGTTATTGGATCCTAATAAAATAGGTTGGATCCCAGCATTAAAAGCATCTAGTGCAATTCCTTTTTTGTACCGCAGAGGCGTGACATTAAACAAAGAGCCTTTGGTGGATGGCGGCGTAAGTGCACCCATTCCAATTGAAGAAGCCATACATTTAGGTGCCAATAAAGCCGTGATAATTCGGACCTCTAAAACAGCAGAAACTGCAATAGGAGAAGTGTTAAAACGAGCAAAACCTATTTTTTGTAGTCGTAACAGAACGCCGCAAGTTTATAAAATCTTAGAAGTTCATGAGGCGTCGTATGCAAAAGCTCAATCAATGATTCAAAATCCGCCTAAAGGTGTAAATGTAGTCGAAGTTACACCGGCACGGCCGTTACAAAGTAAAGTTTTGGGAAGCACCAAAGAAGCATTAATTGCAGATTATAAAATGGGATTAAAAGCCGGGCATGACTTTTTAATTCAACACAACTTACTTAACCCCAAAAACACCAAACGACTGCACAGCTAA
- the asnB gene encoding asparagine synthase B has protein sequence MCSIFGILDIKTDVAALRPKAIELSGMLRHRGPDWSGVWSNNKAILVHERLAIVDLENGAQPLINNNRNHILAVNGEIYNHKQLEAALTTDYQFQTQSDCEVILALYQQEGVQFIDQLKGMFAFALFDESDGSYLIARDHLGIIPLYYGYDVHGQLYVASEMKALVPVCKTVSEFPPGHYLSSKEQDGLSSTHTSISESGLKFTRYYNRDWRDYDTVKDAGGDAKLVHDALTEAVRTHMMSDVPYGVLLSGGLDSSVIAAVAQKFAKKRIEDEGQSKAWWPQLHSFAVGLKGAPDLIAAKKVADHIGTIHHELHYTVQEGIDAIRDVIYFLETYDVTTIRASTPMYLMARKIKAMGIKMVLSGEGADEVFGGYLYFHKAPNAKEFHEETVRKLDRLHMFDCARANKSMSAWGVEARVPFLDKAFLDTAMSMNPALKMCGKNADRLETGAPGFGRAGIKMEKHIVREAFADYLPEDVLWRQKEQFSDGVGYNWIDSLVEQAESQVTDQMMLSAEFRFPHNTPQTKEAYFYRTIFEQHFPLDSAAECVPGGKSVACSTPEALAWDEKFSQNADPSGRAMFDVHEQGYTDKSA, from the coding sequence ATGTGTTCAATTTTCGGTATTTTAGACATCAAGACTGATGTCGCAGCGTTACGCCCAAAGGCAATAGAATTATCAGGTATGTTAAGACACCGTGGGCCAGATTGGTCTGGTGTTTGGAGCAATAATAAGGCGATTTTAGTCCATGAACGTTTGGCTATCGTCGATTTAGAGAATGGCGCGCAACCTCTAATAAATAATAATCGAAATCACATCTTAGCCGTAAATGGTGAAATCTATAATCACAAGCAGTTAGAAGCTGCGTTAACCACTGACTATCAATTCCAAACTCAATCGGATTGTGAGGTAATTCTAGCGCTATATCAGCAAGAAGGTGTTCAGTTTATTGACCAGTTAAAAGGTATGTTTGCCTTTGCCTTGTTTGATGAAAGTGACGGCAGCTATCTAATAGCTCGGGATCACTTAGGCATAATACCTCTGTACTATGGTTATGACGTACATGGTCAATTGTATGTCGCTTCTGAAATGAAGGCCTTAGTTCCGGTTTGTAAAACGGTCAGTGAGTTTCCTCCAGGTCACTATTTATCATCAAAAGAGCAAGACGGGTTATCATCGACTCACACTTCTATTAGTGAGTCTGGTCTTAAATTTACTCGTTACTATAATCGTGATTGGCGTGACTATGACACAGTAAAAGACGCCGGCGGTGATGCTAAGCTAGTTCATGATGCGCTTACCGAAGCGGTTCGTACTCATATGATGTCCGATGTTCCTTATGGCGTTCTGTTATCTGGTGGCTTGGACTCTTCTGTCATTGCAGCCGTTGCGCAGAAGTTCGCCAAAAAGCGAATTGAAGACGAAGGTCAAAGTAAGGCTTGGTGGCCACAGTTACATAGTTTTGCGGTAGGCTTAAAAGGTGCCCCTGATTTAATTGCCGCTAAAAAAGTGGCTGATCATATTGGCACTATCCATCATGAGCTTCATTACACGGTTCAAGAAGGTATTGATGCAATCCGTGACGTTATCTATTTTTTAGAAACTTACGACGTAACTACGATTCGTGCGTCTACACCTATGTATCTTATGGCAAGAAAAATAAAAGCCATGGGCATAAAAATGGTCTTGTCGGGTGAAGGAGCAGACGAAGTATTTGGCGGTTACCTATATTTCCATAAAGCGCCAAACGCCAAAGAGTTCCATGAAGAAACGGTACGTAAGCTAGACCGCCTTCACATGTTCGATTGTGCTCGTGCCAACAAATCTATGTCTGCATGGGGCGTAGAAGCCCGAGTTCCGTTTTTAGACAAGGCCTTTTTAGATACAGCTATGTCGATGAATCCAGCTCTAAAAATGTGTGGTAAGAATGCAGACCGTTTAGAAACCGGTGCGCCAGGTTTTGGCCGCGCAGGTATAAAAATGGAAAAACACATAGTTCGTGAGGCTTTCGCAGATTATCTTCCTGAAGATGTATTATGGCGCCAAAAAGAACAGTTCTCTGATGGTGTTGGTTACAATTGGATAGACTCGTTAGTTGAACAAGCAGAATCTCAGGTCACTGACCAAATGATGCTGAGTGCCGAGTTTAGATTTCCGCATAACACACCACAAACGAAAGAGGCATACTTCTATCGAACTATTTTTGAACAGCATTTCCCGCTCGATTCAGCGGCTGAATGTGTTCCAGGTGGTAAATCAGTGGCATGCTCTACTCCTGAAGCATTGGCATGGGATGAAAAGTTCAGCCAAAATGCCGATCCGTCTGGGCGCGCTATGTTTGATGTTCACGAGCAAGGCTATACCGATAAGTCAGCTTGA
- a CDS encoding acetyl-CoA C-acyltransferase: MSNNDPVVIVSAKRTPLGGFQGSLSSVSAPELGAVAIKSAIESAGITGTDIDEVIMGCVLPAGLGQAPARQAAIKAGVQLSAGATTINKVCGSGMKAAMMANDFIQAGSINVAVVGGFESMTNAPYMLPNARGGMRMGHGKAMDHMFLDGLEDAYQGKAMGCFAQDTADEFKFTRESLDEYAIRSLTRAQEAIASGRFDNEIAPVTYSTRKGDVTVSVDEQPGAARIDKIPTLRPAFAKDGTITAANSSSISDGAAALVMMKMSEAQKRGLTPLAKVVSHATNSIEPEKFTTAPIGAMQGALEKAGWSTSDVDLFEINEAFAMVTMAAMKEMSLPAEKVNVHGGACALGHPLGASGARIIVTLLHALQNKGLKKGLASLCIGGGEATAITVEML, from the coding sequence ATGTCAAATAATGATCCAGTAGTAATAGTTTCAGCGAAACGTACGCCACTAGGTGGTTTTCAAGGTTCTTTGTCTTCAGTTTCGGCACCTGAATTAGGCGCGGTCGCCATAAAATCAGCCATTGAAAGTGCAGGCATAACAGGAACTGATATTGATGAAGTTATTATGGGTTGTGTTTTACCTGCTGGCTTAGGTCAAGCACCAGCACGTCAAGCAGCCATTAAAGCCGGTGTACAACTGTCGGCAGGTGCAACTACGATCAACAAAGTATGTGGCTCTGGTATGAAAGCCGCAATGATGGCCAATGATTTTATTCAAGCGGGTTCAATTAATGTTGCCGTTGTTGGTGGATTTGAAAGTATGACAAATGCACCGTATATGTTACCAAATGCGCGTGGTGGCATGCGTATGGGGCATGGTAAAGCGATGGACCACATGTTTTTAGATGGTCTTGAAGATGCATACCAAGGTAAAGCCATGGGTTGTTTTGCTCAAGATACTGCCGACGAATTTAAATTTACTCGTGAGTCTTTAGACGAGTACGCAATTCGTTCCCTAACTCGCGCTCAAGAAGCGATTGCGTCAGGTCGTTTTGATAATGAAATTGCCCCGGTGACTTACTCAACTCGCAAAGGTGATGTTACTGTTTCTGTTGACGAACAGCCAGGCGCTGCTCGAATTGATAAAATCCCAACACTTCGGCCTGCGTTTGCAAAAGATGGCACTATTACGGCTGCTAATTCATCGTCCATCAGTGACGGTGCTGCAGCATTAGTAATGATGAAAATGTCAGAAGCGCAAAAACGTGGATTAACGCCTTTGGCAAAAGTAGTGAGTCATGCAACAAATTCTATTGAGCCTGAAAAGTTCACAACAGCGCCAATAGGTGCCATGCAAGGTGCATTAGAGAAGGCCGGTTGGAGCACATCTGACGTTGACTTATTTGAAATTAATGAAGCCTTTGCAATGGTTACAATGGCCGCGATGAAAGAGATGTCTTTGCCAGCTGAAAAAGTGAATGTACATGGTGGTGCATGTGCGCTTGGTCATCCTTTAGGTGCGTCGGGTGCGCGAATTATTGTTACTTTATTGCATGCTTTACAAAATAAAGGCTTGAAAAAAGGCTTAGCGTCATTATGTATTGGTGGTGGTGAAGCAACGGCAATTACAGTAGAAATGCTCTAA
- a CDS encoding M1 family metallopeptidase: MRLSSLNNKLISRKTLVSLALGSLIAACSSTEQKINSSDGASRLKNSVEATSDYSKKSGGIAPERQQGLSMSYAELRFTLFPDQKSISVATKLTLNTAKQTSKISVDLDRVFNINQISVNGQLLDSKQYSNTMGELQIDLPTPVSGDFELAINYNGKPREAIRAPWDGGFDWKKTPTGEHWIATAVQGEGCDLFWPCIDQPYGEVEKMDIHITVPKDLVAASNGVLQSVTEQDGLKTFHWQTSSLHNTYAIALNIGPYGLLEDSYESVFGNTIPVAFYHLKENEPKSKVLFEEIAPMLDFFETVIGPYPFGNEKMGVAETPHLGMEHQTINAYGNNYRKDEFGYDWLLHHEFAHEWFGNQLTNNNWDHMWLHEGFGSYMQPLYTQYLHGDMAYQAHLFKQRKSLINKFPIVSNKPLAVEEVYNRQIGPGNDIYAKGSLVLHSLRELIGDEAFFAATRQLVYGTRTPEPGNFAPRFSDTNEFISIVNEITGENLQWFFDVYIYQAALPKLNIVRNDKKMTLNWIIENNRPFPIPLELSINGKLQTLILDEPKTIEVRRKDVVIVDPNSKILRHLENIERYKSYLEEQRLIKMMKQNKKLVKAEK; the protein is encoded by the coding sequence ATGCGCTTATCTTCGCTAAACAACAAACTAATTTCGCGTAAAACGTTGGTTAGTCTAGCTCTTGGTTCTCTTATAGCAGCTTGTTCCTCCACTGAACAAAAAATCAATTCATCAGACGGCGCGTCACGGCTAAAAAATTCTGTTGAGGCCACAAGTGACTACTCAAAAAAAAGCGGTGGTATAGCACCAGAGCGACAACAAGGTTTATCGATGTCATATGCTGAATTGCGCTTTACTCTTTTTCCAGACCAAAAGTCGATTTCAGTGGCAACAAAATTAACCTTAAATACCGCAAAACAAACCTCAAAAATCTCAGTCGATTTAGACCGAGTTTTTAACATAAATCAAATTAGCGTTAACGGCCAATTATTAGACTCAAAACAATATTCCAATACAATGGGTGAACTACAGATTGACCTACCTACTCCTGTAAGTGGCGACTTTGAACTAGCTATTAATTACAACGGAAAACCAAGAGAAGCTATTAGGGCGCCATGGGATGGCGGTTTTGATTGGAAAAAAACGCCAACAGGTGAACATTGGATTGCAACCGCCGTTCAAGGTGAAGGCTGTGATCTTTTTTGGCCATGCATTGACCAACCTTATGGCGAGGTGGAAAAAATGGATATCCACATTACAGTGCCAAAGGACTTAGTCGCAGCCTCAAATGGCGTATTACAAAGCGTAACAGAACAAGATGGCCTAAAAACCTTTCACTGGCAGACTTCTTCATTACACAATACGTATGCCATTGCGCTGAATATTGGGCCATATGGCTTATTAGAAGATAGCTATGAGAGTGTTTTTGGAAATACGATTCCTGTTGCTTTTTACCACTTAAAAGAAAACGAACCTAAATCAAAAGTCTTGTTTGAAGAAATCGCTCCTATGCTAGATTTTTTTGAAACCGTCATCGGCCCTTATCCATTTGGAAATGAAAAAATGGGCGTGGCCGAAACCCCTCATTTAGGGATGGAACATCAAACAATCAATGCCTACGGCAACAATTATCGTAAGGATGAATTTGGCTACGATTGGTTATTACATCATGAATTTGCTCACGAGTGGTTTGGTAATCAGTTAACAAACAACAACTGGGATCATATGTGGTTACACGAAGGGTTTGGCTCTTACATGCAGCCGCTGTATACGCAATATTTACATGGCGACATGGCCTATCAAGCACATCTTTTTAAACAACGTAAGAGTCTAATTAATAAATTTCCGATTGTATCGAATAAGCCTTTAGCCGTAGAAGAAGTCTATAACCGACAGATTGGTCCAGGCAATGATATTTATGCAAAAGGTTCGCTAGTCTTACATTCGCTACGTGAATTGATTGGTGATGAGGCATTTTTTGCAGCAACTCGCCAACTTGTTTATGGCACTCGTACTCCTGAGCCTGGCAATTTTGCCCCTCGTTTTTCAGATACAAATGAATTTATTAGTATTGTAAATGAAATAACAGGTGAAAATTTACAATGGTTTTTCGATGTTTATATCTATCAAGCTGCGCTTCCAAAGCTAAATATCGTTAGAAATGATAAAAAAATGACACTTAATTGGATTATTGAGAACAATCGTCCATTTCCTATACCGCTCGAACTCAGTATTAATGGTAAGCTACAAACGCTTATCTTAGATGAGCCTAAAACCATTGAGGTTCGCCGCAAGGATGTTGTTATTGTCGACCCAAATAGCAAAATATTACGTCATCTTGAAAATATTGAGCGCTACAAGTCATATCTTGAGGAGCAGCGTTTAATTAAAATGATGAAACAGAATAAAAAATTAGTAAAGGCGGAGAAGTAA
- a CDS encoding CNNM domain-containing protein translates to MTLLLIYGVVAIGISFLCSVLEAVLLSITPSYTRAYMDKNPVVGTRIEKLKARVDQPLAAILTLNTVAHTAGAAGVGAQAAAIYGDAAIGIASAVMTLLVLVLSEIIPKTLGANHWRTLAPVVSLVLVVMVRLLKPFVWLSDQITTLFSKQEDDNKHVRAEIEAMAMFGSQVGALHQQESEIIKGLMKFRHTPIRNIITPRNKLFRVSKELSVEEFCKQHGSSPFSRVLVFDKDPDDIIGYVFKSDAILANVRVKPNYRIGKLTKPLYVVSESMSLPSLFTNMLTKRTHMSLIIDEYGEVKGIVTLEDLLESLLQVHIFDEKDSSSDEETEHLKRWSELNSDPDLLDIPPVDMSLGEQTTLDTGDNNQTLVIEPTASTDKNK, encoded by the coding sequence GTGACGTTATTACTAATTTATGGAGTTGTGGCGATAGGGATATCGTTTTTGTGTAGTGTACTAGAAGCTGTTTTATTAAGTATTACACCAAGTTATACCAGAGCGTATATGGATAAAAATCCAGTTGTGGGCACTCGTATTGAAAAGTTAAAGGCAAGGGTTGATCAGCCGTTAGCCGCAATTCTAACGTTAAATACGGTCGCTCACACGGCCGGTGCGGCCGGAGTAGGTGCACAAGCTGCTGCAATATACGGTGATGCCGCAATAGGTATTGCATCCGCTGTGATGACTCTACTGGTATTAGTTTTATCGGAAATTATTCCAAAAACCCTAGGCGCAAACCATTGGCGTACGTTGGCGCCTGTTGTGTCATTAGTACTTGTCGTAATGGTGCGCTTGTTAAAACCGTTCGTTTGGTTGTCCGACCAAATTACAACGTTATTTAGCAAACAAGAAGATGACAACAAACATGTTCGTGCTGAAATCGAAGCAATGGCGATGTTTGGCTCGCAAGTGGGCGCTTTACATCAGCAAGAATCTGAAATTATTAAAGGATTAATGAAGTTTAGGCACACGCCAATTCGTAACATCATTACGCCACGCAATAAGTTATTTCGCGTATCAAAAGAGTTGTCTGTAGAAGAATTTTGTAAACAACACGGTTCAAGCCCGTTCTCTAGAGTGTTAGTTTTTGACAAAGACCCAGATGACATCATTGGTTATGTATTTAAAAGTGACGCTATACTAGCGAACGTCCGGGTAAAACCAAATTATAGAATTGGTAAATTAACTAAACCGTTATATGTTGTTTCGGAAAGTATGAGCTTGCCAAGCTTGTTTACTAATATGTTAACTAAACGTACCCACATGAGCTTGATCATTGATGAGTATGGCGAAGTCAAAGGTATCGTTACGCTAGAGGATTTACTTGAGTCTTTATTGCAGGTACATATTTTTGATGAAAAAGACAGTAGCAGTGACGAAGAGACTGAACATTTAAAAAGGTGGTCTGAACTTAATAGCGATCCAGACCTCCTTGATATTCCACCCGTTGATATGAGTCTAGGTGAACAGACTACGCTCGATACGGGTGATAATAATCAAACCTTAGTGATTGAGCCCACTGCCAGCACTGACAAGAATAAATAG
- a CDS encoding MAPEG family protein translates to MLFYPMFAMFMLIFAIGIVTARARFGHVKSKEVSPKYFLLMQGDNIPEAVLKTGRCFSNQFEFPLLFFVVCLAYMVLGLDTLTGCIAAWTFVAFRAIHAFVFLTSNNLIKRMLSFWAGVFAVVVMWIDLFILVSAGSGLNH, encoded by the coding sequence ATGTTGTTTTATCCTATGTTTGCCATGTTTATGCTGATATTCGCGATTGGTATAGTGACGGCGCGAGCTCGATTTGGGCATGTTAAAAGTAAAGAAGTTAGTCCTAAGTATTTTTTATTGATGCAGGGCGATAACATCCCGGAAGCTGTGCTTAAAACCGGTCGCTGCTTCAGTAACCAGTTTGAGTTTCCATTATTGTTTTTTGTTGTGTGCCTAGCTTACATGGTGCTTGGCTTAGACACATTAACAGGATGTATTGCAGCATGGACGTTTGTAGCATTTAGAGCCATCCATGCTTTTGTCTTTCTGACGAGCAACAACCTTATAAAACGAATGCTTAGCTTTTGGGCTGGCGTATTTGCAGTCGTTGTTATGTGGATTGACCTATTTATTCTTGTCAGTGCTGGCAGTGGGCTCAATCACTAA